In Leptolyngbya sp. NIES-2104, the genomic window GATTTCTACACCGGAGAAACGTTCCCAGCGATTTATGATGACAATCTCTTCATCACAGATTTGAGTCGGGGAACCGTCGATGCGCTGATCTTGGATGCGAATGGTGCAGTTTCCGGTCAGCGACGATTTGCAGATGGTTTATTCGGCTTAGCGCAGATTACAACCGGACCCGATGGCAACTTGTACTATGCAAGTCTCGGATCGAATCCAGGAACGGGTGAAATCGGGCGTTGGCGACCCGTTGCCAATCCGACTGGCGGAACTCAGCGACGGATTGGAGGCGGTAGCACTCCGATTCAGATTCGGACAACCAGTGTTACGCCAGATGATCAAACCCTGACCGATGAGCAGCGACGAAATCTGCTGTTCTTGCAGGATGGGGAGTAGTTGTTAGACGCATTGATTTTCTGGGGTAGGGAGTGGGGAGAGTTTTCATTGAGATGGCTCCCCCTACTTCCTACCTTCCCAACAGATTTAACCGAGCGAACTACTTTTTCAGTCCGCGATCGACCGTCTTTCGTGAGTCTCAAAGTTTTTCAGCACTATCGATCGGGCAACACGATAAACTGAGGTCTGTATCACATGCGGAATGATGAGTTATGCGAATGAAAGCGTGGATCGCTGTCGTGATGGCGGCGATCGTGTGGGTGATGAGCACCTCGAATGCGTGGGCATTGACCCAGATTAAGCTATCAGATTTAGGCTATCGGGAATGTCCCCCTGAATTATCGAAAGGAGCCGTTACCGCTGGCGGCATTCCCCAATCGGCGCGGTGCTTCATTGTCTACGGCAAAGCCACGAATCCGACCAATAAACTGATTGTGAATGCTGATATTTTCGGGCGAATCTACGATGCCAATGATGATCCGATCATCGAAAACCGGACGCGATTAGGCGCGATCGAAGAAGTTCCCCCTGGTGTGAGCGAATTCGAGTTTCAGGTGAATGTCCCTGACAATCAGCCGTTACCGTTGCAGCTTTTACAGTTCAAAGCCGCAGGATTCACCGGAACGGTGAGACGCTAGAGATTTACGATCTGTTTGTTTACGTTGCAAAGAATGTCGATCGCTTGATCGGCTGTGATTAATCGCTTCAAAACCACTTGCCCGATCGCCCCAGATTCGACCGAGGGCGAGGGTTTTACCTCAACCATGACGACTTCTGCTTCGACCCGATAAAGCCAGAGCTTTTCGCCATTTTCCCAAACACTTAAATCTAATTGTTCAATCTGCGGTCTGCGTCTCCAAGCGACCTCATCCCATAAGCCGCTCATTCCCCAGACTCGACCCACACACCAACCATCCGAAAGGAAAAAATACTTCACAACCGTCACCAGATCCGCATTTCTGCTTACCCTAGCGCGAAACTGGCTCGATCTCATTTATTCTTAACCAAGTTTTCCATGCGCTCTGATTGGGTGCCATTCTCAAATCAAACAACACCCAAGCTTAGCCAAGTTGATTATTTCCAAGCGCGTTGTTGATAGTTCTGTTTACAGACATTCAGAATTCGACGATCGTTGGCGCTGAGATTTGAGAGCCGATGGTAGCCTTCTAAACCGATCGGAGCAACGACTGGATTTCCACGCGATGCCACAGAATCATTGCGCTCGGTAGCGATGACATAAGGATTTTCAGAGCGATCGTAACTATCAACGACCATTAATGAAACGCGATCGGCTTCTAGCTCACCATACGTGCAATCGAATGACGATCGCGGCATATAAAGTGCACCGACTAACTTTCCTCGCCGTGCTTCAAAGACGAAATAACCTTTACCGATTTCATCGGGGTTAGGGGATTGCCCATATAGGTAAACTCCGTCCGGCAATGTGGTGCTTTGCGCGATTGTATTTTTTTCCAGATTGCGGGGAGCAGCTTGAGCAGGTGCATTCGTCGCCATTAAACCTGTGAGAGCAAGCGAAAACCCAGCGATCATGGGGGTGGCTTGTTTTACAGTAGCGAGGAGGTAAGTCGATAATGCTTTCATGGAATGCCCTCTCAAATTTAATAAGTCTTTAGCAAGGGGTTAAATAAAGTGTTGTTTTTCCTGATTCCACCAGGGGGCTAGTGAATAGTCTGCAACACGGTCTCGGTATTACTACTCCCCCTAGGGAAGTCATTTCGGAAAACGCAGGGCAGAGAATTCAAAAAAGTTTTCGGCGGATTTTGAGGCGGAAAAGAGCACACAGTAAAACAAGCGCGATCGATGTTGTGAGGAAGATTCAACAAAAATCACACTGGAGTTCATTAATAACTATCAAAGCATCTTGTCTGGATAGACTGATCCGACAGAGTGACAGTCTCTCATTTGGCGATCGAAGTAAATTCGCCTTAACCTGTCAATAGAGTGCACCGCTTTACTTTTCTAAATCGGGTATGAGTCGATTCTTATTTAACCTACCATGCAGGATTAATCGAATGTGAGTTTGCAACAAAGGTTAATCCTGAGTTAAATCACTTAATCGTGATAAAAGCACTCAGGCTATAAGTCGAGTAGTCCGGGGGGTGGAGTGATTTCGATTCGTTGTCGAGCGAGATCCACAATCGGGACGATCGCTTCTACAAATGGAATCAAAATTGTCTTCTCTGATCCATCTTCTGGTGTAATTTTGGCGACCTGTAGCAAATCATGTCCGGCAGGAATCACATCAGTGACTTTACCAATTAATTCCTGGGTTACTTGCTCATAGACAGATAACCCGATCAAATCTGCAACATGAAATTCGCCTTCTTCAAGCTCAGGTCGATCGCTATCAGGAACCAGAATTTTGCAGTTTCGCAGGTTTTCGGCAGTGGTGCGATCGTGAATGCCTTTAATTTGAATGACATAGATACCTTTGCCATCGACGTACCGACCGGAGACAAGCTCGATCGCTTCCGGTTCAGTCTGATTGGGTCGCAGTAGCCAGCGGGTTCCTGGTTCCTCGAATCGCTCTGGAAAGTCGGTATTGGGATAAACACGAAGCTCGCCTTTGATGCCCTGAGCCGCAACGATTTTGCCGATTTCTAAATATCCCATGCATTTCTACGATCCATAAACTTGCTGTGCAACTTCTGCGAGTCGCTCCATTGCCGTTTGTAATTCTAGATCGGTTCCCGTGAGACTAATTCTTAAACATTCCTGTTTATGTTGCCATTCCTCTTGTAAGCCTGGGAAAAAGGTACTTCCAGGAACGACAATCACGCCGACTTTTTTAAGTTCTTGGTAAAACTCCCAATCCGTGATGGGCAATTCATCAAGCCACAACCAGGCGAAAATTGCACCTTCTCCGCGATGGAGGAACCAAGGAAGCGATCGCGGCATTGCCCGATCTAATGTTTCCTCGATGATGGCAATTTTGCGCTGATAAAACGGACGAATTACCGTTGTAGAAATCTCAGCTAACTGACCTGATCGAATGGCATGAGCCGCGATCGCTTGTCCGTATCGGGGCGAATGAATGCAAAGATTCGTTTGGAAACACTCTAAAGTTTGAATGATTTCGGGTTCACCGATCGCAATTCCAATTCGTTCTCCGGGCAGTCCCGCTTTCGATAAGCTCATACAGTGAACGACGTTTCCACCAAACACCGGAGCCATCTCAGTAAAGTTCAACGCTGGGAACGGAGGCGCATAAGCAGAATCAATCAGAACTGGAACATCATGAACGGCTGCAAGTGAAGTAATTTTATTCACTTCATCATTGCTCAAAACGTTTCCAGTCGGATTGCAAGGACGTGAGAAAATTACACACCCGGTACTTTCATCGATTTGTAATTGGCTGAAATTTGGACGATATTTGAACCGATGATTTTCGCGATCGATATCCAGTTCTGGTTTATAGGCGATGAGTGCTTCTGGTGTCAGTGTAACCCCGCCATACCCGGTGTAGTCGGGACTTAATGGCAGCACAATTTTTCTCAGTTCACCACTGGCGGTATAGCCACCAAAAGCATTTGCAGCATAAAAATAGAGGCTTTGACTGCCGGGCGTGATGAGAATATTACGATCGCTCAATTGCAATCCGTATCGCTGGTTAAATTCTTGCACGATCGCATCAATCAGCGGCTGATATCCCTGACTTGCACCATAGCGACAAACCACATCGCCATATTCAGGACTCGCTAACAATTCCTCAGTACAATCGCGCCAAAGCTGTTCAACTTCCGGCAAAATCACCGGATTCCCAGCACTGAGATTAATAAAACTCTGTCCCGCCCCTGAGCGCAACGTTTCAATAATGTCTTTCATAATCGCCCGGACACCCGACAGGCGCGACATTTCGATTCCAAGTTGACTCAGTGCAGGATTCATCACAGATTGCAATTTTAGGACGATCTTGATGCTACCGAGTACAGGGCGCGATCGAGCATTAATTTTTGCTGCAATCTGGATTGTTCATAGCAGCAATGCAGTTATTTTTGCTTGAACTTCTTCGATAACTTCTTCTGGAACTGCTTCTACGAATTGAACGTTACGCGCTCTCCAATCAACACACTTAATTTGATCACTCAGAATCACGCCTTGAGTTTTAAGTCCATCCGGTAAAAGCACTTCAAACGCATACCCCTTCTGTTGCTTTGTAATTGGCATCACTAGCGCTAGAGAGGTTTTCTGATTGTAAGAACGCGGTGAAAGGACAAAACCAGGTCTGTGTCCTCTTTGTTCTCGTCCGATCGTTGGATCAAATTCTAGATAAACGATAGCGCCACGATCAGGAACGTAAGCAGTCGATCGCTTCACCAAATTTCATTCCCCACTGCTTCACCAAAGTCAGCGACAGCATGAAGATTTTCAGGCGTGACTCCTTCTAGCAGTTCATCTAACGAATAAGTCTTACGCTTTCTCGGCTTGATGACTAAGGTGCCATCGACTGAGCTAATTTCAATCTCTGCGCCTTCAGAAAGGTTAAGCTCTTTCACCAAATGCTGAGGAATGCGAATCGCAAAACTATTTCCCCACTTTGCAACAGTTGAAGTCATATCAAACAAACTAGAATGTAGATACATTATATCTACAGAGCGCGATCGCACATTAATTTTTGCTGCAATCTGCTCAAATTTGGCGCAATGCTTGTTCGATCTTTTGCACAGCTTCGACTTCACTTAATAGTTGATCCGCTTGACGCAATGTTTCGCTGGTTTTCGCAGCATCGCCGATCGCATAATACGTCACTCCGAGCTGATAAAACGCTTGAGCGATCTCTGCTTTAATTTGATAAACCTGTGCCAGTGCCATACAGTGACTCAGTGGAAGGGTTTTACTGATGCGGAAATTTCGGAGACAAACTCTCAGGGGCAATGAGAGTTTGCAATGAATAGTGAATATCCCTGATATCACTATCCCAGAGAGGTTCTCACACTAGAGGGCTGAGGGGTGAGACCCTCTTTTGAAAACGTCCTTACTCGGTAGACTGCCAATCTATGTAAAAGCATACCTACGCAATTTCCCCAGCACATCCGTAGATACGCATAAGATTCTCAGTAATTTCTAGTCAGTGTACTGAATTCTAACTGTCACACTGTTCCCGTTTGTAGATCGTCAGGCAGTTCTAAAGTATCTCCGATGCGATCGCCAGTATGATACGCCGCCAAAAGTACCTCGCTCGTTTTACCCCAACCGATCGTGCCATCCGCAGCGAGTCCGATCGCGCCTAAATCTCGTCGATTTTGATACGCTTCCCTAAACGATTTTTCAAAGGCTTGATGTAACGACTGTCCATCTGTCACACGGATCACGATTTTTGCTGCTAAACATTCATCGATAATGTCTTCTCCAATTCCGGTACAGCTAATCGCCGCTTGTGAATTTGCGTAATTTCCCGCAGGCATCGCAGAATCACTGACTCGTCCAATTCGCTCAAAGCCTTTTCCACCTGTTGAAGTGCCGACTGCGATCCGACCGTGACTATCTAGCACCACTACCCCGATCGTGCCTCGTCCCGCTGATTCTGAGATCAATTCTTTTTCGGCAACCACACCCGCCATCGCCCGATTAAAATTACCTGCACGCTCTTGAATCCATTCCTGTAAGCGCAGTTCGGTCATCGGGTCGTAAAGCGGCAGTTGCAATTCTCGGAGTAACTCAGCAGAACCAATATCAGAGAGAATGCGATCGTCAGACGTTTGCAGAAATAACGCAAGCTCGATCGGGTTCTTGACTCGTGAGGTATTAATCACACCGCTAAATCGTTGCTCGGTTCCATCCATCAGAGCCGCACTCATGCGAATCTGTCCATCAGACTGCAACACTGATCCAGTTCCAGCGTTAAAACGGGGATCATCTTCGAGCAATTGGCAACCTGCAACAACCGCTTCCGTTGCGGTCGCTCCCGCTAATAAAAGTGCATAAACTTCTTCTACCACTTTGTAAAGCGATCGACGAACCGCATCGGCTCCCCCTTTTCCTTTGAGCGAACTTCCTGCCCCACCGTGAATGATCAATTTTGGCTGAACGCGATCGAGAGACATGACAAGGAACCTCACACAAAACGGATAGCACAAAAGCTTATCACGTCTGGTTTACGGTGACTCAGGTTTCGCCTGGGATTTCCGTTTTCGACAGCGATCGCTACAGTATTTCACCTCGTCCCAGCAGTCCTCCCATTTTTTCCGCCAGGTAAACGGCAAACCGCAGACCGGACAGACTTTAGTCGGTAAATCAGATTTGGCACGATGGCGCGGCATAACAAATTCGGGCTAAAGATGCGTTAATTTTAAAGTCTTTCGCGCTTTTGGATATGTCGGAAACCTTGTCTTCTCAAGTTCGGATTGTGCTGGTCGAACCTGCGGGAGCGCTCAACGTGGGATCGATCGCTCGTGTAATGAAAAATATGGGCTTGAGTCAGTTGGTACTCGTGAATCCTACGTGTGATTTGCAGTCGGATGAAGCGCGGAAAATGGCGATGAGAGCGATCGACGTTTTAGAAGCGGCTCAGATTGTTAAATCGATTCCAGAGGCATTAATCGGGTGTCATCGGGCGATCGCAACGGCGGTTCGATCGCGAATTGATGCCCCGTTAGAACATCCGCGTGAAGCTTTACCTTGGTTACTAGAACCCGGACTAAACACCGCACTGCTATTTGGTTCTGAAGATCGAGGATTGAGCAACGAGGAACTGAAATATGCTCAGCGATTTGTCTACATTCCAACGAGCGATAACTATCAATCCCTGAATCTTGCTCAAGCGGTCGCGATTTGCTGTTATGAGCTATTCCAAGCACCGATGCCAACCGCACCGATTGCAGTTCCTTGTTCACTCGATGATCTCGATCGAGCTTACGAACATCTCGAATCCGTACTGCTCAACATTGGCTACCTCCAGCCACATACCGCTGCGAGTCGAATGGAAAAATTTAGACATATTTTCAATCGTGCTAATCTTTCAGAAAATGATTTATCCTTGCTACGTGGCGTTTTGCGGCAGATGGATTGGGCAGCGAAAGCGCAACCTTCCAAAGATTCGCAGACTTGAGCGGATCAAATTTCCGAAGTCAATGTAAAATCCCTAAAACACGCAGAGTGGCGAAAACGCAACGCACGTTCTGAACTTCAAACCGAATTTCGTAAACCCTTGTTCCTGACGAACGGAGATCAGCATCAATGTGGGATGACACCGACAGTTCAATCGCACCCAATGTAGACCGCGGTGGTCGATCGAATGGCACTACCACCCGTCGCCGCTCCCGTCGTCGAGTTGTCGAAACCCCACCGAAGCCGATTCCACTTTCGTCCCGTCGAGAACGCATCCCACGAGAACCGAAGCGTAAACCGATTCCCGTCGAACGCCCAAAAACGAGCGTTCGCCAAAGTGACCGTCCTCGATCGAAAGAACGTCGCCGCCTCGAAGTCGTTCCCCCGCCCGAAGTTCGGCGCACTCCCCCAGTTAGAAAACCGCAAACGCCCAAAAGTCGATCGGCGTTAGCCTTTCTCTATGGCACTCGATTGTTGATTCTCGGTGTTGGGATTGGTGTGATTGCTGGCACGAGCTTATCGATTTGGGACCCAGCAACTCGATTGGGAGGAACGCCTCAACCTGAAAAGACCGAGCAAGCAAGCCCTTCACCGAGTCCCGCTGTCGCGTCCCAGCTTCAACTGAATCAGGAAATCACAGGGCTGAAAACGCAGATTCAAAGCACGATCGCTCCTCAAACTCAGTTAACGCCAGGATTCATGGTTGTGGATGCTGACACTCACACTTATGTGGATGTCAACGCCTCGAACCCCATCCCCGCCGCCAGCACGATTAAATTCCCGATTCTTGTTGCTTTTTTCCAAGCCGTAGACGAAGGTAAGATTCGGCTTGATGAACCGCTGACGATGCGAAAAGAACTCGTTGCGACTGAATCGGGGGATCTTCAAACTCTGCCCGTTGGGTCACAATTTCCAGCGATCGAAGTCGCGACCAAAATGATCGATATCAGCGACAACACCGCGACGAATATGATCATCGATCGCTTAGGGGGTAAAGATGCCCTCAATCAGCGCTTTCAATCCTGGGGTTTAACCAATACTGCAATTCAAAATCTGCTTCCCGATTTACCCGGCACCAATATCAGTAGCCCGCGTGACATGGTTGCACTTTTGGATGCGGTGAATCGTGGGGAATTAGTCTCGATGCGATCGCACGATCGAATGTTGAATATCATGCGAAAAGTGGCGAACAATTCGCTGATTCCACAGGGATTGGGAGAAGGATCTGCGATCGCTCACAAAACTGGAGATATCGGCATCATGCTCGGTGATGTTGGCATCATCGATTTACCGAATGGCAAACGCTATCTGATGGCGGCAATGGTAAAACGTCCGCACAATGACGATCGAGCAGGCGATCTGATTCGCCAAGTCTCGAAACTCACTTACCAATACTTCAATCAATTGAATGCAGTTCCACCGAGTCCCGCACCGAGTCCACAGGGAGCGCAAACCCCGAAATCGACGATCGCGCAACCCTAATGTTCATATAATGAGAAACGTATCGATCGTAAGTTTGGCAATATGACGTTAATCACAGTTTTGAGATCGATTTGGATGTTTTCTGCGGTCGGAATTGTCATTTTAGTGCTGCTGCATAGTCCAAAAGGAGATGGTTTAGGCGGTTTGGGTGGTCAAGCTCAACTGTTTACCAGCACCAAAAGCGCAGAAACCACGCTCAATCGTGCGACCTGGTTGCTCACCATTCTGTTTATGGGAATCACAGTGATTCTCAGTGCTGGATGGATCGGTCGTTAAGATTTCGACGGTTTAGAACGCATTCGATCGCACTTTTGGCGATTGGGTGCGTTTTGTTTTGGGCGATCGCGGTTCGGGCGCTTCCTGCTCCGCGAATTCATCCCCTTCCAGCAATGTTGGCGCAATGGAACGATCGATCCGGCGATTACTTCGATCAAGTTGAGAAGACTGCTCCAGAGTATCTAATTTGGTCACGCTTTCCGGTGAAAGTCTACGTTCAGCCTGGGGATGCTCGGAGTCAGACTTGGGTAAATCTGATGACGCAAGCGGTGAATGAATGGAAGCAATACTTTCCGTTGGAATTTGTCGATCGACCAGAGAGCGCGGATATTTTTATCGATCGTTCTTCGATTCCCTTAAAGTTTCCGCCAACTGAGCGGGTTCGATTTGCTGATACCCGATTTGAGCTATACGAACAAGATGGCATTCTGCGGCATCGAATGAGGATTCGGATTCAGCCCAATCGCCCGAATCTTTCACTACTAGCGGCAGCACGTCACGAACTCGGGCACGCTCTAGGTATTTGGGGACATAGCCCACTTGAATCTGATGTGATGTACTTCTCGCAAGTCAGAACGCCGCCCGTAATTTCAGCGCGGGATACGAATACATTGAAGCGAGTATATGAACAACCAACGCGATTAGGCTGGTGAGACATCAGATAGTACAATTGAACAGATTTTCGTAATCGTGGAAAATGCGGCGTGACCCTCTGTTCTATAAATTGTTTCAGCAATCACCAGACTTATTGTTTCAACTGATCAACCAGCAACCGGATGATGCAGCCGAGTATCGATTTGATTCTGTTGCAGTCAAAGAACCGAAGTTTGAAATTGATGGTGTGTTTCTGCCGCCTGAATCGGCTGAACCAGGAGTCGTCTATTTCTGCGAAGTGCAATTTCAAAAGGATGAAGAGCTTTATGAACGATTGATCAGCGAATCGGCATTGTATTTTTATCGGAATCGCGATCGCTTTTCAGATTGGCAAGCAGTTGTAATCTATCCATTTCGTAGCACTGAACAAAGTGAAACTCATCCATTTCGATCAATACTCAACTGTGATCAGTTTCATCGCATCTTTCTCGATGAATTAGGAGATCCAGAAACATTGCCTTTGTCGATCGCGGCTGTGGTTTTGACGATCGTTGAACCAGAGGAAGCGCCTGAAGTGGCTCGATCGCTTGTTTCTCGTGCTGA contains:
- the mazF gene encoding endoribonuclease MazF; amino-acid sequence: MKRSTAYVPDRGAIVYLEFDPTIGREQRGHRPGFVLSPRSYNQKTSLALVMPITKQQKGYAFEVLLPDGLKTQGVILSDQIKCVDWRARNVQFVEAVPEEVIEEVQAKITALLL
- a CDS encoding Rpn family recombination-promoting nuclease/putative transposase translates to MRRDPLFYKLFQQSPDLLFQLINQQPDDAAEYRFDSVAVKEPKFEIDGVFLPPESAEPGVVYFCEVQFQKDEELYERLISESALYFYRNRDRFSDWQAVVIYPFRSTEQSETHPFRSILNCDQFHRIFLDELGDPETLPLSIAAVVLTIVEPEEAPEVARSLVSRAEQETFTPEARRDIIDIITSILVYKFATLSRAEIRAMIGINLTEEPRAIREAKEEGREEGREVIIDLVTQVLNQRLQQELPEEMRSRFMTLPFPVLVDLSRACSGFNSLNELENWITDRLRYEG
- the rimM gene encoding ribosome maturation factor RimM (Essential for efficient processing of 16S rRNA); the encoded protein is MGYLEIGKIVAAQGIKGELRVYPNTDFPERFEEPGTRWLLRPNQTEPEAIELVSGRYVDGKGIYVIQIKGIHDRTTAENLRNCKILVPDSDRPELEEGEFHVADLIGLSVYEQVTQELIGKVTDVIPAGHDLLQVAKITPEDGSEKTILIPFVEAIVPIVDLARQRIEITPPPGLLDL
- the secG gene encoding preprotein translocase subunit SecG — its product is MTLITVLRSIWMFSAVGIVILVLLHSPKGDGLGGLGGQAQLFTSTKSAETTLNRATWLLTILFMGITVILSAGWIGR
- a CDS encoding matrixin family metalloprotease, producing the protein MDRSLRFRRFRTHSIALLAIGCVLFWAIAVRALPAPRIHPLPAMLAQWNDRSGDYFDQVEKTAPEYLIWSRFPVKVYVQPGDARSQTWVNLMTQAVNEWKQYFPLEFVDRPESADIFIDRSSIPLKFPPTERVRFADTRFELYEQDGILRHRMRIRIQPNRPNLSLLAAARHELGHALGIWGHSPLESDVMYFSQVRTPPVISARDTNTLKRVYEQPTRLGW
- a CDS encoding AbrB/MazE/SpoVT family DNA-binding domain-containing protein: MTSTVAKWGNSFAIRIPQHLVKELNLSEGAEIEISSVDGTLVIKPRKRKTYSLDELLEGVTPENLHAVADFGEAVGNEIW
- a CDS encoding valine--pyruvate transaminase; protein product: MNPALSQLGIEMSRLSGVRAIMKDIIETLRSGAGQSFINLSAGNPVILPEVEQLWRDCTEELLASPEYGDVVCRYGASQGYQPLIDAIVQEFNQRYGLQLSDRNILITPGSQSLYFYAANAFGGYTASGELRKIVLPLSPDYTGYGGVTLTPEALIAYKPELDIDRENHRFKYRPNFSQLQIDESTGCVIFSRPCNPTGNVLSNDEVNKITSLAAVHDVPVLIDSAYAPPFPALNFTEMAPVFGGNVVHCMSLSKAGLPGERIGIAIGEPEIIQTLECFQTNLCIHSPRYGQAIAAHAIRSGQLAEISTTVIRPFYQRKIAIIEETLDRAMPRSLPWFLHRGEGAIFAWLWLDELPITDWEFYQELKKVGVIVVPGSTFFPGLQEEWQHKQECLRISLTGTDLELQTAMERLAEVAQQVYGS
- a CDS encoding DUF2256 domain-containing protein: MPRHRAKSDLPTKVCPVCGLPFTWRKKWEDCWDEVKYCSDRCRKRKSQAKPESP
- a CDS encoding isoaspartyl peptidase/L-asparaginase, with amino-acid sequence MSLDRVQPKLIIHGGAGSSLKGKGGADAVRRSLYKVVEEVYALLLAGATATEAVVAGCQLLEDDPRFNAGTGSVLQSDGQIRMSAALMDGTEQRFSGVINTSRVKNPIELALFLQTSDDRILSDIGSAELLRELQLPLYDPMTELRLQEWIQERAGNFNRAMAGVVAEKELISESAGRGTIGVVVLDSHGRIAVGTSTGGKGFERIGRVSDSAMPAGNYANSQAAISCTGIGEDIIDECLAAKIVIRVTDGQSLHQAFEKSFREAYQNRRDLGAIGLAADGTIGWGKTSEVLLAAYHTGDRIGDTLELPDDLQTGTV
- a CDS encoding RNA methyltransferase gives rise to the protein MSETLSSQVRIVLVEPAGALNVGSIARVMKNMGLSQLVLVNPTCDLQSDEARKMAMRAIDVLEAAQIVKSIPEALIGCHRAIATAVRSRIDAPLEHPREALPWLLEPGLNTALLFGSEDRGLSNEELKYAQRFVYIPTSDNYQSLNLAQAVAICCYELFQAPMPTAPIAVPCSLDDLDRAYEHLESVLLNIGYLQPHTAASRMEKFRHIFNRANLSENDLSLLRGVLRQMDWAAKAQPSKDSQT
- a CDS encoding serine hydrolase, with amino-acid sequence MWDDTDSSIAPNVDRGGRSNGTTTRRRSRRRVVETPPKPIPLSSRRERIPREPKRKPIPVERPKTSVRQSDRPRSKERRRLEVVPPPEVRRTPPVRKPQTPKSRSALAFLYGTRLLILGVGIGVIAGTSLSIWDPATRLGGTPQPEKTEQASPSPSPAVASQLQLNQEITGLKTQIQSTIAPQTQLTPGFMVVDADTHTYVDVNASNPIPAASTIKFPILVAFFQAVDEGKIRLDEPLTMRKELVATESGDLQTLPVGSQFPAIEVATKMIDISDNTATNMIIDRLGGKDALNQRFQSWGLTNTAIQNLLPDLPGTNISSPRDMVALLDAVNRGELVSMRSHDRMLNIMRKVANNSLIPQGLGEGSAIAHKTGDIGIMLGDVGIIDLPNGKRYLMAAMVKRPHNDDRAGDLIRQVSKLTYQYFNQLNAVPPSPAPSPQGAQTPKSTIAQP